Below is a genomic region from Aurantimonas sp. HBX-1.
AGCGATGCGGGGAGGCAGGTATGGACGTTGATACAGTGAGACGCGCGGACGATGCGCGGGAAGCCCCCTCGCCGAGCCCGGCCGCGCCGACCGCAGCGCCTGCCGAAACGACCACCACCTCCAGCGAAACCCGTGCCGATCCCGGCGCCGGCCTGCCGCAGCCGCAGAAGCCGACGCCGCGCAAGTTCCGCGATCTCCTCGCCCTCGACGATTTCGAGCGCCACGCCAAGCGCCATCTGCCGCGCATGGTCTTCGGCTACGTTTCCGGTGCCGTCGAGACCGGCGCCTCGCTGCGCGCCGCCCGCGACGCTTTCGCCGAGCACCGCTTCCTGCCGCGCATGTTCGTCGACGTGTCGGGGCGTGACCAGGGCGTCACGCTGTTCGGCAAGCGCTACGCCGCGCCCTTCGGCATCGCGCCGCTCGGCGGCGCCGCCTTCGTCGCCTACCGCGCCGATCTGCAGCTCGCCGAGGCCGCCCGCGACTCCAAGATCCCGATGATCCTCAGCGGCTCCTCGCTGATCAGCCTCGAGGACGTCCACGCCGCCAATCCGGACGCCTGGTTCCAGGCCTATCTCGCCGGCGACCAGCCGCGGATCGACCGGCTGGTCGACCGCGTGGGCGCTGCCGGCTACGAGACGCTCGTCGTCACCGGCGACACGCCGCTGCTCGGCAACCGCGAGCACAATATCCGCAGCGGCTTCTCGATGCCGATCAAGATGACGCCGAACGTCATGCTGCAGAGCGCCCTCGCGCCCTCCTGGCTGCTCGGCACGGTGCTGCGCACCTACTGGAAGCACGGCGCGCCGCATTTCGAGAACACCGACGCCGAGCGCGGACCGCCGATGATGTCGAAGCTGGTGCGCAACACGAAGAAGCGCGACGAGCTCGCCTGGTCGCATGTCGAGGCGATCCGCCGCAACTGGAAGGGCAATCTCGTCGTCAAGGGCATCATGACCGCCAGCGACGCCCGCATCGCCAAGGAATGCGGCGTCGACGGGGTGATCCTGTCGAACCATGGCGGCCGCCAGCTCGACCACGCCGTCGCCCCGCTCGACTGCCTCGCCGAGGTCGCCTCCGAGAAGGGCGCGATGAAGGTGATGATCGACAGCGGCCTTCGCCGCGGCACCGACGTTTTGAAGGCCGTGGCGCTCGGCGCCGACTTCGTCTTCCTCGGCCGGCCCTTCCTCTACGCGGCGGCGATCGGCGGCGCCGACGGCGTGTCGCATGCGATCGGCATCCTGCGCGCCGAGATCGACCGCGACCTCGCCCTCATCGGCGTCAAGCGGCTGCAGGACCTCGACTCCAGCTACCTCGCCCCGGTCCGCCCGCGCGACTGAGCCGGACGCAGAGACAAGAAGGCGACCGGCCGCGGTCGCCCACCCAAGGAAATACCATGCCCCTGAAACTGATGAGCACGCTGGCCGTCGAGGTCGCCCTGAAGCGCTCCCTCCTGCCGTCCTTCACGCAGGCGACCGGGATCGTCCCGGACGTCACATGGAACCCGACCACCGTCATCATGCAGCGCATCGCGGAAGGCACGCGCGCCGACGCGATCATCCTGATCGACAAGTCGATGGCCGAGCTCGTCGAACGCGGCGTGGTCGTCGCCTCCAGCGTCCGCCCGATCGCGACGGCGAAGATCGGCGTCGCGGTGGCCGGCGACGCACCGGCGCCGAAGCTGGAGACGGTCGAGGACCTCAAGACTGCCCTCCTCTCCGCCCGCTCGGTCGCCTATTCGCGCGGCGGCGCCAGCGGCATCTATTTCGCCAAGCTGATCGAGACGCTCGGCATCGCCGATGCGGTGAACGCCAAGGCGACGATCATTCCGGAAGGTTTTACCGCCGGCCAGATCGTCGCCGGCAACGCCGACCTCGCCATCCAGCAGATCAGCGAACTGATGTCGGTGGACGGCATCAAGATCGCCGGCCCGCTGCCGGAAGCGGTCCAGGCCGGCACGGACTTCTCCGTCGCCGCCTTCGCGGACGCGGAAAATCCGGGTGACGCCGCCCGGCTGATCGCGCATCTCACCTCGGCGGAGGCCGCTACGGCCTACGCGGCGGGTGGCCTGACCTCGCGCCTCGCCCACACCTGACCGTTTCGAAAGACCGACCCATGGCAGCCAGACCCCGCATCGTCCTCTACCACGCGACCCCGGTCGCCATGGAGCCGGTCGCTTCCGCCATGGCGGCGCTCTGGCCGGAGGCCGAGGCCGTCAACCTCCTCGATGACGGGCTGACGCTCGACCGGGCCAAGGAAGGCGCGACCATCTCGGAGGAGCTGATCGAGCGCTTCGTCGATTTCGGCCGCTACGCCCACCGCATCGGCGCTGACGGCATCCTCGTCACCTGCTCGGCCTTCGGCCCGGCGATCGACCGGATGATCGATGTTCTGCCGATCCCGGTGCTGCGGCCGAACGAGGCGATGTTCCGCGCCGCGATCGCCGCCGGCAGCCGCATCGGCATGCTGGCGACCTTCGGCCCGGCCGTCTCGACCATGGAGGCCGAGTTCGATAGCTTCACCGCCGAGACCGGCTCGAAGGCCTCGCTCGAGACCATCGTCGTGGCGGAGGCGATCGACCTGCTGCGCAAGGGGGACGCCGTGTCGCACAACCGTCTGGTCGCCGCTCGCGCGCCGGAACTGGCGGATCGCGATGCGATCATGCTGGCGCATTTCTCCACTTCGCGGGCGGCCGAGGCGGTGCGCGCGGCGGTCGACGTGCCGGTGTTTACGGCGCCGGAGGCCGCTGTGACGCGCATGAAGCAGATGATTGGGGATACAGGGCCATGCTGATCGGTGTCATCGCCGACGACTTCACCGGCGCCGGCGACATCGCCAACACGCTGGCCAAGGGGCTTCCCGGTGAGGGTGGCCTCAAGGTCTCGCAATTCATGGGCGTGCCGGACGAGGACGCGCCGGCCGACATCGAGGCCGGCGTCGTCTCGCTGAAGAGCCGCTCGATCCCCGCCGCCGAGGCCGTCGCGCAGTCGCTCGCCGCGCTCGCCTGGCTGCAGGCCCAGGGCTGCCGGCAGATCGTCTTCAAATACTGCTCGACCTTCGATTCCACCCCCGAGGGCAATATCGGCCCGGTGGGCGAGGCCCTGGCGAACGCGCTCGGCGTCAAGGGCGTCGTCGCCTGTCCCGCCTTCCCGACGGTCGGCCGCACGGTGCATCAGGGCCATCTCTTCGTCCACGACCGGCTGCTCAGCGAAAGCGGCATGGAGAATCATCCGCTGACGCCCATGACCGACCCGGACCTTCGGCGCTGGCTCGCCCGCCAGTGTCAGGCGCCGGTCGGGCTCGTCGCCGCCCCGATCGTCCGGCGCGGGCCGGAGGCGATCAAGGACGCGCTGCGTCAGGCCGGCGGCCGCGGCGAGATCCTCGTCATTGCCGACGCCGCGACCGACGACGATCTCGTCACGCTGGGTAAGGCGCTCGCCGACGCGCCGCTCCTGACCGGCGGCTCCGGCATCGCCATCGGCCTGCCGGCCAACTTCATCGCCAAGGGCCTCGCCCAGGGCCGCACGCCGAGCCCGGTCGCCATCGCCGGTCCCGGCGCGATCCTCGCGGGCAGCTGCTCGCGCGCGACGCTCGGCCAGATCGAGCACCATGCGAAGGATCACCCGGCGGTGGCGATCGCCGTCGGCGACGTGATGTCCGGCGCCGTCACCGTCGAAACGCTCTGCGACTTCCTGCTGGACTCGTCCGATCCGGCGCCGCTCGCCTATTCCTCCGGCAAGCCGGAAGACGTCGCGGCCGCGCAGGCGCAGTTCGGCCGCGAGGAGGTCGCGGAAAAGCTCGACGCCCTCTTCGCCGGGACCGCGAAGGCGCTCGTCGCCAAGGGCGTCACCCGCCTCGTCGTCGCCGGCGGCGAGACCTCCGGCGCCGTGGCGCAGGCCCTCGACCTCGGCGCGCTGACCGTCGGGCCGGAGATCGATCCCGGCGTGCCGATCCTCACCGGCGAACGCCGCCGCGTCGCGCTGGCGCTGAAATCCGGCAATTTCGGCGGGCCGGACTTCTTCGCCCGCGCATTGTCCGCGCTCGCCGGCGACGCGCCGCGATGACCACGCCCCACGAGATCAACGCGGCGCGCGAGCTGATCGCCCGGACCGGCGAGACGCTCTACAACCGGCAGCTCGCGCACGGCAGCGCCGGCAATCTCTCGATCCGCCTCGACGACGGAACGCTGCTGCTGACGCCGACCAATTCCTCGCTCGGCTATCTCGACCCCGCCCGCCTGTCGCATCTTTCCCCCGACGGGCGGCTCCTCGACGGCGACCCGCCCTCCAAGGAAGCCTTCTTCCATCTCGCGGTCTATGACGAGCGGCCGACGGCGCAGGCGGTGGTGCATCTCCATTCGACGCATTGCGTCGCGGTCTCCTGCCTCTGCCACGAGACGACCGACGACGTGCTGCCGCCGCTTACCGCCTACCACGTGATGCGCGTCGGCAAGCTGCCGCTGGTCCCGTATTTCCGGCCCGGCGACAAGGCGCTGGCCGAGGCGGTGCGCAAGGTCGCCAAGGACCACCACGCGATGCTGCTCGCCAACCATGGCCCGATCGTCGCCGGCAAGTCGCTGCGCGACGCCGCCTGGACCTACGAGGAGCTGGAGGAGACTGCCAAGCTGTTCTTCCTGCTCGGCGACCGCAAGACGCGCCCGCTCGACGCCGCCCAGATCGCCGAGATCAACCGCGCCTTCCCGAGCTGAGACCCCAACGAAAGCCGTCATGCCCGACAATTCCCGCTACAGCGCCCATATCGGCTATCTGTTCAACGAACTGCCGCTCGAGTCCCGCATCGCGGCGGCCCGCGCGGCCGGGTTTTCCGCCATCGAGCATCCGGCGCCGTATGCCGTGCCGGCCGCCGACATGGCGGCGCTGCTGCGCGAGGCCGGCCTGCCCTACGTGCAGTTCGGCCTCCGCTCCGGCGACGCGTCCCGCGGCGAAAAGGGCATCGCGATATTTCCCGATCGCCGCGACGAGTTCCGCGCCAACCTCGCCGAGGGGCTGGATTATGCCGAGGCGGTCGGCGTCCGCATGCTCCACGCCATGGCCGGCGTCCTGCCGGCGGCGGAATGGCGCCCGGAACACCGCGCCTGCTATCTCGAGAACCTTGGCCTCGCCGCCGAGGAAGCCGGCAAGCGCGGCATCCGCATCATCGTCGAGGCGATGAGCCCCGGCGCCGTGCCGGATTACTTCCTGCCCACCGCCGCCTCGGCGCGCGAGGCGATCGCCGAAGCCGGCCACGCCAATCTCGGCCTGCTGCTCGACGTCTTCCACACCGTCGCGGCCGGCGACGACCCGGTCCAGGCGATCCACGACAGCGGCGAGACGATCGCCCATGTCCACATCGCCGACCATCCCGGCCGCCACGAGCCCGGCAGCGGCAGGATCGACTTCGCCGCCGTCCGCTCCGCCCTCGACGCCATCGGCTATGCCGGCTTCATCGGCTGCGAATACGTCCCCGCCGGCGTGACCGCAGATGGGCTGGGCTGGCTGCCGCGGCGCGCGTAGGGGGGCGGGGCTAGCGGGGGCGCGATGCCGGCAGCGCGCCTCGGCACAGATCATCGCGACGGGCCCGACCAACGAAACTCGCCATTCGGTCTTCGGTCTTCGGTCGCGGATCGATGGCGGGTCAGGCCTGCGGAGACGCGTCCGGCTTGCGAGCGGCATGTCCTTGAGACGTCGACGCGGGATCGGCAGAACCCGGCAGATCCCGTCGATCCCGTACGCGACGGCCAAATACGTTACCGCCCGAGCGAAACGGATACGCGGTTTCCGGAATGACCCGATAAAGAATTGCAAAGACGAGCCCGCAGATCAGCCAGGCAAGGATCACATCCGACAGGAAATGTCCGCCGAAGGCGATCCGGTTCAGCGATAACGCGCCAGCATAGACAAGCGTCGCCGCTGTGGCAGCCAGCCGCACGGGCTTGGGCGTCACGAGGGCCGCCGCGACAAGCCAGGCCGACGAGGAGGACTCTCCGCTGACGAACGAGCAGTTTCGATCGCACCAATCGCTGACGACCCAGACCATCTGATGGACCGCGTCCCCGCCAAAGGCGTCGACATTGACTGGCCGGGGCCGGCCCCAGAGCGACTTCAAGAGGCCGTTCACGATCAGGCCAGGACCAAGAGCCAGGCCGGACAGCAGCCAGATCGGCGTCCTCAGCCGTGACCAGGTCAACGCGCCCTTGATGGTATCCCGGAGAACTCTGGCCAGTATGATGACGATGACCCCGACCAGAACCCAGGGAGAGCTTTTACGGAGCCACTGCAGATTGGGGTCGCTGGACGAGATGAAGCCGTCGCCGGGGCTGTAGAACCAGCTGCTGACGATCAGGTCGACTTCCGGATAAAGCCAGAAGAACACGCTGGTTGCCAGAATGGCGATCGAGAACCCGATAATCAGAGGGTCCGATTTCGCGCCAGATGAAACGGGGTTCGATAGGGTTGCGCTCATAGGCCGGGCGCATGCGCTGGCCAGCTTGCAGAAAACTTGCAGACACGGACCCTGCAGTGCGCTGGCCGCCGGCGCCGTGCGGCGGATGCGCCTTTGAACCCGCGTCGAGAGATTGACCCGGCAGGCGCCGGGTGACAGGAAAATCGGAGGGCAGCGACGCTCGATAGGGCGGACGACATCATCCGGGAATCGCGGGCGGCTTCGTCGGAATACGCACAGCCCGTCAGCAGAGTGAGAGCTTCACGTTGACCAGCCGAGGCAAGCTTATGGAGAGTCGCGGTGCGGATTCTGGTCGTCGAGAATGATCGCCTGCTCTCCGAGGCCCTGGAGCGACGGCTCACCGAGGCCGGTCATGCGGTCGATGTGTTCGCGACGGTCGCGGACGCCGAGGCGGCGTGGAGAATAGCGGCCTATGACCTCTGCATCGTGGACGTCATGCTCGACGACGGCGATGGGCGCGCGCTCGTCAGGTCTGCCCGCGCCGCCGGTCTGCGAACGCCGACTTTGATGCTCACCGCGCGGGACGAGATCGGGGACCGGGTGGCCGGACTGGACGCGGGGGCCGACGACTATCTGGTCAAGCCGTTCGCAACCGAAGAGCTGCTGGCACGACTGAGGGCGTTGCGACGACGCTCCGCGGAGATCACGGCGAGCGAGCTGCGTATCGGAAATCTTCTCTACGATCCTCACAGCATGAGTCTGACGGTGGCTGACCGGGACGTGAGGCTGACGGCTCAGGAACATGCCGCCCTCGACAAGCTGATCCGTGCCGGCGACCGCGTGACGCCGAAGCGGATGCTGGGCGAGCATCTCTATGCGCTTCACCAGGAATGGTCGGACAACGCGGTCGAGACGCTGGTTCACCGGCTTCGCAAAAAGCTTCTGGACGCGGGGGCGACGGTCGAACTCAAGGCGCTGCGGGGCCTCGGCTACATCCTGTGCGAGAGCCGATCATGAGACGGGCCTATCGCCTCGACGTGAGGCTCGCGGTTGTCGTGACCGTGATGTCCGCGTTGACCCTGATCGGCGCCGGCATGATCCTGTCCATGGAGTTCACGCGCGGCCAGTTCGGGATAGAAGAGCGCGGGCTATCCACACAAGTCGAGGAATGGGCGGGACTGCTTCGGCGCAATCCCGGCGGGACCGTCGTCTTTGACCGCCCGGCCGAGCCATCATCGGAGATTGACCCGCCTTATACCGGGCTCCTGTCGGGCACCCGGCCCGTCTACGGCTACACCGTCACCGATGCGACAGGGAGGGTGCTGGATCGCTCCGACGCCAACGCTCCCGCCGGACGCCCCGGGCCCGCAGATCCCGAACCCGTCCTCTTGATCGGACCGACGCTCGACGGCGCCGGACCCGTCCTGATTGCCGAACTCTTCGTGCCGGAGTTTGGCGTATGGCTCCGGCTGGCCCGATCGCGTTCGGATGTCACCGCCTTGACCAATACTTTCTTCGCCCAATCGCTCGAGGAACTCGGATGGGCGGCGCTGGCCATGCTTGTCGTCATGGTGATCACGGCCGTGAGCATCGTTCGCTTCAGTCTACGAGGACTTCGGCGCGTGGCGGCGCAGGCCAAACGGATCACGTTCGACAATCTGGGGCATCAGCGGCTTTCCGGGGCATCGGCCCCTGCGGAGGTTCAGCCGCTGATTGCCGCCGTCAACCAGGCCCTGGACGGCATCAGGGCGGGTGCCGTGGCGCAGCGCGATTTCTCCATCCATGCCGCCCATGAGCTTCGGACGCCGCTCGCCGACCTCAAGCTGCGGCTGGAAGGACTGGCATCGGATCCGGACCGGGATGCGGCCATGCAGGACATCGATGCCATGGCGCGTCTCATCGAGCAGCTG
It encodes:
- a CDS encoding aspartate/glutamate racemase family protein; amino-acid sequence: MAARPRIVLYHATPVAMEPVASAMAALWPEAEAVNLLDDGLTLDRAKEGATISEELIERFVDFGRYAHRIGADGILVTCSAFGPAIDRMIDVLPIPVLRPNEAMFRAAIAAGSRIGMLATFGPAVSTMEAEFDSFTAETGSKASLETIVVAEAIDLLRKGDAVSHNRLVAARAPELADRDAIMLAHFSTSRAAEAVRAAVDVPVFTAPEAAVTRMKQMIGDTGPC
- a CDS encoding substrate-binding domain-containing protein encodes the protein MPLKLMSTLAVEVALKRSLLPSFTQATGIVPDVTWNPTTVIMQRIAEGTRADAIILIDKSMAELVERGVVVASSVRPIATAKIGVAVAGDAPAPKLETVEDLKTALLSARSVAYSRGGASGIYFAKLIETLGIADAVNAKATIIPEGFTAGQIVAGNADLAIQQISELMSVDGIKIAGPLPEAVQAGTDFSVAAFADAENPGDAARLIAHLTSAEAATAYAAGGLTSRLAHT
- the otnC gene encoding 3-oxo-tetronate 4-phosphate decarboxylase, whose protein sequence is MTTPHEINAARELIARTGETLYNRQLAHGSAGNLSIRLDDGTLLLTPTNSSLGYLDPARLSHLSPDGRLLDGDPPSKEAFFHLAVYDERPTAQAVVHLHSTHCVAVSCLCHETTDDVLPPLTAYHVMRVGKLPLVPYFRPGDKALAEAVRKVAKDHHAMLLANHGPIVAGKSLRDAAWTYEELEETAKLFFLLGDRKTRPLDAAQIAEINRAFPS
- a CDS encoding hydroxypyruvate isomerase family protein → MPDNSRYSAHIGYLFNELPLESRIAAARAAGFSAIEHPAPYAVPAADMAALLREAGLPYVQFGLRSGDASRGEKGIAIFPDRRDEFRANLAEGLDYAEAVGVRMLHAMAGVLPAAEWRPEHRACYLENLGLAAEEAGKRGIRIIVEAMSPGAVPDYFLPTAASAREAIAEAGHANLGLLLDVFHTVAAGDDPVQAIHDSGETIAHVHIADHPGRHEPGSGRIDFAAVRSALDAIGYAGFIGCEYVPAGVTADGLGWLPRRA
- a CDS encoding response regulator transcription factor, which gives rise to MRILVVENDRLLSEALERRLTEAGHAVDVFATVADAEAAWRIAAYDLCIVDVMLDDGDGRALVRSARAAGLRTPTLMLTARDEIGDRVAGLDAGADDYLVKPFATEELLARLRALRRRSAEITASELRIGNLLYDPHSMSLTVADRDVRLTAQEHAALDKLIRAGDRVTPKRMLGEHLYALHQEWSDNAVETLVHRLRKKLLDAGATVELKALRGLGYILCESRS
- a CDS encoding alpha-hydroxy acid oxidase; amino-acid sequence: MDVDTVRRADDAREAPSPSPAAPTAAPAETTTTSSETRADPGAGLPQPQKPTPRKFRDLLALDDFERHAKRHLPRMVFGYVSGAVETGASLRAARDAFAEHRFLPRMFVDVSGRDQGVTLFGKRYAAPFGIAPLGGAAFVAYRADLQLAEAARDSKIPMILSGSSLISLEDVHAANPDAWFQAYLAGDQPRIDRLVDRVGAAGYETLVVTGDTPLLGNREHNIRSGFSMPIKMTPNVMLQSALAPSWLLGTVLRTYWKHGAPHFENTDAERGPPMMSKLVRNTKKRDELAWSHVEAIRRNWKGNLVVKGIMTASDARIAKECGVDGVILSNHGGRQLDHAVAPLDCLAEVASEKGAMKVMIDSGLRRGTDVLKAVALGADFVFLGRPFLYAAAIGGADGVSHAIGILRAEIDRDLALIGVKRLQDLDSSYLAPVRPRD
- a CDS encoding HAMP domain-containing sensor histidine kinase encodes the protein MRRAYRLDVRLAVVVTVMSALTLIGAGMILSMEFTRGQFGIEERGLSTQVEEWAGLLRRNPGGTVVFDRPAEPSSEIDPPYTGLLSGTRPVYGYTVTDATGRVLDRSDANAPAGRPGPADPEPVLLIGPTLDGAGPVLIAELFVPEFGVWLRLARSRSDVTALTNTFFAQSLEELGWAALAMLVVMVITAVSIVRFSLRGLRRVAAQAKRITFDNLGHQRLSGASAPAEVQPLIAAVNQALDGIRAGAVAQRDFSIHAAHELRTPLADLKLRLEGLASDPDRDAAMQDIDAMARLIEQLLQIARLDGSTAFSLQSLHLGETVAQVLQEAAPRLVSAGWLLEADGLDSPVQISGDPTLIALILRNLLDNVRKHTPVGSRVKVSISDDGTLLFTDTGPGLPRGFPGSNFARFVRGNDDARSGSGLGLSICETAMRRMRGTFSLEPTVSGAAFRLIFSLERSPAAGKTT
- a CDS encoding phosphatase PAP2 family protein; the encoded protein is MSATLSNPVSSGAKSDPLIIGFSIAILATSVFFWLYPEVDLIVSSWFYSPGDGFISSSDPNLQWLRKSSPWVLVGVIVIILARVLRDTIKGALTWSRLRTPIWLLSGLALGPGLIVNGLLKSLWGRPRPVNVDAFGGDAVHQMVWVVSDWCDRNCSFVSGESSSSAWLVAAALVTPKPVRLAATAATLVYAGALSLNRIAFGGHFLSDVILAWLICGLVFAILYRVIPETAYPFRSGGNVFGRRVRDRRDLPGSADPASTSQGHAARKPDASPQA
- the otnK gene encoding 3-oxo-tetronate kinase, with protein sequence MLIGVIADDFTGAGDIANTLAKGLPGEGGLKVSQFMGVPDEDAPADIEAGVVSLKSRSIPAAEAVAQSLAALAWLQAQGCRQIVFKYCSTFDSTPEGNIGPVGEALANALGVKGVVACPAFPTVGRTVHQGHLFVHDRLLSESGMENHPLTPMTDPDLRRWLARQCQAPVGLVAAPIVRRGPEAIKDALRQAGGRGEILVIADAATDDDLVTLGKALADAPLLTGGSGIAIGLPANFIAKGLAQGRTPSPVAIAGPGAILAGSCSRATLGQIEHHAKDHPAVAIAVGDVMSGAVTVETLCDFLLDSSDPAPLAYSSGKPEDVAAAQAQFGREEVAEKLDALFAGTAKALVAKGVTRLVVAGGETSGAVAQALDLGALTVGPEIDPGVPILTGERRRVALALKSGNFGGPDFFARALSALAGDAPR